The following are encoded in a window of Desulfatiglans sp. genomic DNA:
- a CDS encoding RNA-binding protein — protein MNIYAGNLSYEVTEEDLKNAFSAFGEVTSVKVIKDEYSGRSKGFGFIEMTNKTEGEAAVNALNNTELKGRAIKVNEANPKRDTRSSGGRDGGGRGRQGGGGNFGKRRY, from the coding sequence ATGAACATTTATGCAGGAAATTTATCTTACGAAGTGACAGAGGAAGATCTGAAGAATGCCTTTTCAGCATTCGGAGAGGTAACATCAGTAAAGGTTATCAAAGATGAATACAGTGGCAGGTCAAAGGGCTTTGGATTTATTGAAATGACCAATAAGACAGAGGGAGAGGCAGCTGTTAATGCCCTGAATAATACTGAACTTAAGGGAAGAGCAATAAAGGTAAATGAGGCCAATCCAAAACGTGATACAAGAAGCAGTGGTGGCAGAGACGGCGGTGGAAGAGGCAGACAGGGTGGCGGCGGTAATTTCGGTAAAAGGCGATACTAA
- a CDS encoding cold-shock protein: MANGIVKWFNDRKGFGFIEQDNGQDVFVHHSGIASNGFKSLNEGDHVTFEVENGPKGLSAKNVAKV; the protein is encoded by the coding sequence ATGGCTAATGGAATTGTAAAATGGTTTAATGATCGCAAGGGTTTCGGCTTTATCGAACAGGATAATGGCCAGGATGTATTTGTTCATCATTCAGGGATTGCATCAAATGGATTTAAAAGCCTGAACGAAGGCGATCATGTTACATTTGAAGTAGAAAATGGACCAAAGGGTCTTTCTGCAAAAAATGTTGCAAAAGTATAA
- the hrpA gene encoding ATP-dependent RNA helicase HrpA, giving the protein MLRDRAFIVYRLKKLQKPGEKGRGAKRSPANILADLLTIAERSIREREKREALIPKVSYPEELPITAKKDEIIAAIRDNQVVIISGETGSGKSTQIPKMCLDAGRGIRGKIGCTQPRRIAASSISRRIAEELGEPFGKSIGYKVRFTDKTPHDAYVKVMTDGILLAETQGDAYLNEYDTLIIDEAHERSLNIDFILGILRTLIPKRPELKVIITSATLDTEKFSKAFNDAPVIHVSGRLYPVEVIYNPIDPELEEKGEITYVDLALQTIDQLKGKRERGDILVFMPTEQDILETCERLSGRNYRDNPAILPLFTRLPSTMQQRIYSVKTGKIVVATNVAETSLTIPGIRYVIDTGLARIARYLPRTRTNSLPVSPISKSSADQRKGRAGRVQSGVCIRLYAEKDYENREEFTPPEILRANLAEVILRMIDLRLGEPAGFPFIDPPGDKSIKDGFDLLNELGAIERKQGRMALTEKGALMAAMPLDPRISRMMIEACKEGCVEDAAVIAGILSIQDPRERPIEKAALADQMHAPYKDNDSDFFTMLKIWKQYHREWNELKTQNRMRKFCKDYFLSFPRMREWAYTYDQIMTIIRDQKIPVAKAPEKMDSSSMYAGVHRAILSGFLSNIAVLKEKNIYRATRGREVMVFPGSALFNKNPQWIVASEMVKTSRLFARNVAKINPAWLEAIGGNLCTYSYSDPHWEKKRGEVRALESVSLYGLPVVTGRSVSYGRINPEESHEIFVRSALIENDITQRFSFLEHNMNLLKKLENMENKLRRRDLLADEDALAAFYSERLDSICDSRSLARMIREKGSDDFLKMTEEDILLAMPETADLQLFPDELKIGNTVLRLSYSFSPGKEDDGVTIKVPSHIVSSLSPEHLEWGVDGFLEEKITALIKGLPKRYRKLFVPVSNTVDIIMNEMKTGEESLINTLSKFIYNRFKVSIPASVWEEVEIPEYLRTRIAITDNRGKELKTGRNIHEILKDRSSLHADTNQFTDLKERWERKGIKEWEFDTIPESIETCTPVILYPALEPDSEKVNMKLYQDKVFALMVHCEGVQELLKTRLAKDIRFLKRDWPFTKEASKAAVYFGGEAVLSNVMHEVVIKRLFRKNIRSREEFDKYANELPALMLDEYRNLRDQAIAVIIAYSSTRGFIDEMMGSKRTIQAGIILCAQIRQQAECLVPLNFADVYSPGLMSEIPRYLKAMEVRLARGLNNPDKDALKAKPFDEYENILKQISESISPYASVDKKEGVEQLRWMIEEYRVSVFAPELGTAFPVSAKRLNSHIEMLKSIV; this is encoded by the coding sequence ATGCTTCGGGACAGGGCATTTATTGTATACAGGTTAAAAAAATTACAAAAACCAGGAGAAAAGGGCAGGGGTGCAAAAAGGTCTCCAGCCAATATCCTTGCTGATCTTCTTACAATTGCAGAGAGATCCATCCGCGAAAGAGAGAAAAGGGAGGCTTTAATCCCAAAGGTATCCTATCCTGAAGAACTCCCTATCACAGCAAAAAAGGATGAAATAATTGCTGCTATCAGGGATAATCAGGTTGTAATTATTTCCGGAGAGACAGGATCAGGTAAGAGCACCCAGATCCCGAAGATGTGCCTTGATGCTGGAAGAGGAATCAGAGGCAAGATAGGATGCACTCAACCAAGGCGCATAGCTGCATCCTCCATATCAAGGAGGATAGCAGAAGAGCTTGGTGAACCATTTGGTAAATCAATAGGGTACAAGGTAAGGTTTACTGATAAAACGCCACATGATGCCTATGTTAAGGTAATGACTGACGGGATACTCCTTGCCGAGACACAGGGGGATGCATATTTAAATGAGTATGACACCCTGATAATTGATGAAGCACATGAACGGAGCCTCAACATAGATTTTATCCTTGGCATTCTCAGGACACTTATTCCGAAAAGGCCGGAACTCAAGGTGATAATTACATCGGCCACACTTGACACTGAGAAGTTTTCAAAGGCATTTAATGATGCGCCTGTCATTCATGTAAGCGGAAGGCTTTATCCTGTTGAGGTTATTTATAATCCCATTGACCCTGAGCTGGAGGAAAAGGGGGAGATAACCTATGTTGATCTGGCCCTTCAGACCATTGATCAGTTGAAGGGTAAGAGGGAGAGGGGCGACATACTGGTATTTATGCCCACAGAACAGGATATTCTTGAGACCTGCGAAAGATTATCAGGCAGAAACTACAGGGATAACCCGGCAATCCTCCCTCTGTTTACAAGGCTTCCATCTACCATGCAGCAAAGGATATACAGTGTAAAGACAGGTAAGATAGTTGTTGCAACCAATGTAGCCGAAACATCGCTCACCATACCCGGCATAAGATATGTTATAGATACAGGGCTCGCCAGGATAGCAAGGTATCTGCCCAGGACAAGGACCAACAGCCTGCCTGTGAGCCCTATCTCTAAAAGCAGCGCTGATCAGCGAAAGGGGCGTGCGGGCCGTGTACAGAGCGGTGTATGCATAAGGCTCTATGCTGAAAAGGATTATGAAAACCGTGAGGAATTTACACCCCCGGAGATACTGAGAGCCAACCTTGCAGAGGTTATACTCCGCATGATTGATCTCAGGCTTGGAGAACCTGCCGGGTTCCCGTTTATTGATCCTCCGGGAGATAAGAGCATAAAGGATGGTTTTGATCTCCTTAACGAACTTGGCGCAATCGAAAGAAAACAGGGGAGGATGGCACTTACTGAAAAAGGCGCCCTGATGGCAGCCATGCCGCTTGACCCCAGGATCAGCAGGATGATGATCGAGGCGTGTAAAGAGGGCTGCGTTGAAGATGCCGCTGTTATTGCAGGCATACTCAGTATCCAGGACCCGAGGGAGAGGCCCATTGAAAAGGCCGCTTTAGCTGACCAGATGCATGCGCCTTACAAGGACAATGATTCTGATTTTTTTACCATGCTTAAGATCTGGAAACAGTATCACCGCGAGTGGAATGAGCTCAAAACACAGAACAGGATGCGTAAGTTCTGTAAAGATTATTTTCTATCATTCCCAAGGATGAGGGAGTGGGCATATACATATGACCAGATAATGACCATTATAAGGGACCAGAAGATTCCTGTTGCTAAAGCGCCGGAAAAAATGGATTCGTCCTCTATGTATGCCGGGGTTCACCGGGCTATACTCAGCGGCTTTTTATCCAACATTGCTGTACTGAAAGAAAAAAATATTTACAGGGCAACAAGGGGCAGGGAGGTCATGGTCTTTCCAGGTTCAGCCCTCTTTAATAAAAACCCCCAGTGGATAGTTGCAAGCGAGATGGTAAAGACATCAAGGCTCTTTGCGAGGAATGTCGCAAAAATAAACCCTGCATGGCTTGAAGCCATTGGAGGTAATCTTTGTACATATTCATATTCAGACCCGCACTGGGAAAAGAAGAGGGGAGAGGTAAGGGCCCTTGAGAGTGTATCACTGTATGGTTTGCCTGTTGTAACAGGGAGGTCAGTATCCTATGGCAGGATTAATCCAGAGGAGTCACATGAGATATTTGTACGATCAGCCCTGATAGAAAATGATATTACCCAGAGATTCTCATTTCTTGAACATAACATGAACCTCCTCAAAAAACTGGAGAACATGGAAAACAAGCTCAGGAGAAGGGACCTGCTGGCAGATGAGGATGCCCTTGCTGCCTTTTATTCTGAAAGACTGGATAGTATATGTGATTCAAGAAGCCTCGCCCGAATGATCAGGGAAAAGGGCTCTGATGATTTTCTCAAGATGACAGAAGAGGATATTCTTCTGGCTATGCCTGAAACAGCTGATCTTCAACTTTTTCCTGATGAACTGAAGATCGGTAATACAGTGCTCAGGTTGTCATACAGCTTTTCACCCGGCAAGGAAGATGATGGAGTCACCATAAAGGTTCCTTCTCATATAGTATCTAGCCTTTCACCTGAACACCTTGAGTGGGGTGTGGATGGTTTTTTGGAAGAAAAAATTACTGCCCTGATAAAGGGGCTTCCTAAACGTTATAGAAAACTTTTTGTACCTGTATCAAACACAGTCGATATAATCATGAATGAGATGAAAACAGGTGAAGAGTCCCTGATAAATACCCTTTCAAAGTTTATCTATAACAGGTTTAAGGTGAGCATACCTGCATCAGTCTGGGAAGAGGTAGAAATACCGGAATATTTGCGTACAAGGATTGCCATAACTGATAACAGGGGTAAGGAACTCAAAACAGGGAGAAATATTCATGAGATATTAAAGGATCGTTCATCACTGCATGCTGACACAAATCAATTCACTGACCTTAAAGAGAGATGGGAGAGAAAAGGGATAAAAGAATGGGAATTTGATACGATTCCTGAATCTATTGAGACTTGTACCCCGGTTATTCTCTACCCTGCACTTGAACCGGACAGTGAAAAGGTAAATATGAAGTTGTATCAGGATAAGGTATTTGCATTAATGGTGCATTGCGAGGGCGTTCAGGAGCTACTTAAAACAAGACTTGCAAAGGATATCAGATTTCTTAAACGTGACTGGCCTTTTACTAAAGAGGCATCAAAGGCAGCAGTATATTTTGGGGGTGAAGCGGTTTTATCCAATGTGATGCATGAAGTTGTTATAAAAAGATTGTTCAGAAAAAATATACGCAGCAGAGAGGAGTTTGATAAATACGCAAATGAACTGCCAGCCCTGATGCTTGATGAATATAGAAATCTGAGGGATCAGGCGATAGCTGTCATCATTGCTTACAGCAGTACAAGGGGTTTTATCGATGAAATGATGGGGTCAAAAAGGACCATCCAGGCTGGCATTATACTCTGCGCTCAAATCAGGCAACAGGCGGAATGCCTTGTACCCCTTAATTTCGCTGATGTTTATTCTCCGGGCTTAATGAGTGAGATACCGAGGTACCTCAAGGCAATGGAGGTTAGGCTTGCGAGGGGTCTCAATAACCCTGATAAGGACGCTCTCAAGGCAAAACCTTTTGATGAGTATGAGAATATCCTGAAACAGATCTCTGAGTCAATCTCTCCATATGCATCAGTCGACAAAAAAGAGGGTGTGGAACAGTTACGATGGATGATAGAGGAATACAGGGTCTCTGTCTTTGCCCCGGAGCTTGGCACTGCCTTCCCTGTATCTGCAAAGCGGCTCAATAGCCATATAGAAATGCTTAAATCGATTGTGTGA
- the pepT gene encoding peptidase T codes for MKFPDLLDRFISYVKIDTRSDHDSKSFPSTNMQFDLAHKLVIELNEIGLTGVNVNEYGYVSAFLETNQKKSMPVIALVAHMDTSPDVSGEGVNPVVHYDYNGCDISVSKCLKLTVADNPILKEKNNKTVITTDGTTLLGADDKAGIAEIMSALYFLVKNPDFPRPDIRVLFTPDEEIGRGTDKISIKEIGADYGYTVDGGNLGEIEDETFCADTVDITIRGINVHPGYAKGKMINAIKIAARIIETLPERAGSPENSDDRDGYIHPNQLTAGVEEAQIQFLIRDFEEEALYEKERLISETVDKVKDEYRGVEITVSVKESYRNMKQVLDNHPIVLEKAEQAIREAGLTPLRKGIRGGTDGARLSFMGLPTPNLFTGGNNVHSRLEWIALEDMEKAAEVIVKLMKGWTE; via the coding sequence ATGAAGTTTCCTGATCTGCTTGATAGATTTATATCATATGTAAAGATTGACACACGCTCTGATCATGATTCAAAGAGCTTTCCATCAACAAACATGCAGTTTGATCTCGCTCATAAGCTTGTTATTGAACTGAATGAGATTGGTCTTACAGGTGTTAATGTAAACGAATACGGATATGTGTCAGCTTTTCTTGAGACCAACCAGAAAAAAAGTATGCCTGTTATTGCCCTCGTTGCCCATATGGACACCTCGCCGGATGTCTCAGGCGAAGGGGTGAATCCTGTGGTTCACTATGATTATAATGGATGTGATATTTCTGTTTCCAAATGTCTGAAGCTTACAGTTGCTGATAATCCCATTCTTAAGGAAAAGAATAATAAAACAGTTATCACCACAGATGGAACCACCCTACTGGGTGCCGACGATAAAGCAGGCATAGCAGAGATCATGAGCGCTTTGTATTTCCTGGTAAAAAATCCTGATTTCCCAAGGCCTGATATCAGAGTCCTTTTTACCCCTGATGAAGAGATAGGCAGGGGGACAGATAAAATTTCCATTAAAGAGATAGGGGCTGATTACGGGTACACTGTGGATGGCGGAAACCTGGGAGAGATTGAGGATGAGACCTTTTGCGCTGATACGGTTGACATCACTATCAGGGGCATCAATGTTCACCCTGGTTATGCAAAAGGGAAGATGATAAACGCTATCAAGATAGCCGCAAGGATTATAGAGACATTACCCGAAAGGGCTGGCTCTCCTGAAAACAGTGATGACAGGGACGGCTATATACATCCCAACCAACTCACTGCCGGTGTTGAAGAGGCGCAGATACAGTTCCTTATCCGTGATTTTGAAGAAGAGGCACTCTATGAAAAGGAAAGGCTGATCAGCGAGACTGTTGATAAGGTTAAGGATGAATACAGGGGCGTAGAAATCACCGTCTCTGTAAAAGAATCCTACCGAAATATGAAACAGGTGCTGGATAATCACCCGATTGTTTTAGAAAAGGCTGAACAGGCCATTAGGGAGGCAGGCTTAACCCCTTTAAGAAAGGGTATCAGGGGAGGTACAGACGGGGCAAGGCTTAGCTTTATGGGGCTTCCCACTCCTAATCTCTTTACAGGCGGTAACAATGTACACTCCAGGCTTGAATGGATTGCCCTTGAAGACATGGAAAAGGCCGCAGAGGTCATTGTAAAACTCATGAAGGGCTGGACAGAATAA
- the aroF gene encoding 3-deoxy-7-phosphoheptulonate synthase, with protein MLLVMSKNATEKEIEDVIGAIKGQGYIPRPIPGGERMSIGILYNKGPVDGSLFLGMPSVQDAIPVTKPYKLVSREFKPEDTVVSVGGVKVGNGHMTIIAGPCAVESEEQAITIAQKVKAAGADMFRGGAFKPRTSPYAFQGLGVAGLKILEKVRKETGLPVATEVVDITTFDQVEESADLVQIGTRNMQNFSLLKRAGASKRPILLKRGMAATIEEWLMAAEYILAEGNSQVILCERGVRTFVNHSRNTLDLSAVPVVKTESHLPIIIDPSHAAGKRDQVIPLSRAAVAVESHGIIVEVHHEPGKALSDGAQSLYPEQFEQLCMQVKTIYNSLK; from the coding sequence ATGTTACTTGTGATGAGCAAAAACGCAACTGAGAAAGAGATAGAAGATGTAATAGGCGCGATAAAGGGACAGGGGTACATACCGAGACCCATACCCGGAGGCGAAAGGATGTCCATAGGCATCCTTTATAACAAAGGGCCTGTGGATGGCTCTCTATTTCTCGGAATGCCCAGTGTACAGGATGCCATCCCTGTTACAAAACCATATAAACTGGTAAGCAGGGAGTTTAAACCGGAAGATACTGTTGTGTCAGTTGGGGGTGTGAAGGTAGGTAATGGGCATATGACCATTATTGCAGGGCCATGCGCTGTTGAAAGCGAGGAACAGGCCATTACTATTGCTCAAAAGGTAAAGGCGGCTGGCGCTGACATGTTTAGAGGGGGGGCCTTTAAGCCTAGGACCTCTCCCTATGCATTTCAGGGCCTTGGAGTTGCGGGTCTTAAGATACTTGAAAAGGTAAGAAAAGAGACAGGGCTGCCTGTTGCAACAGAGGTTGTTGATATAACAACCTTTGATCAGGTAGAGGAAAGCGCAGACCTTGTACAGATAGGCACAAGAAACATGCAGAATTTCAGCCTGCTAAAAAGGGCAGGGGCCTCAAAGAGGCCCATTCTTTTAAAAAGGGGTATGGCTGCTACAATAGAGGAGTGGCTTATGGCCGCTGAATATATACTTGCTGAAGGTAACTCACAGGTTATACTGTGTGAAAGAGGGGTCAGGACATTTGTGAATCACAGCAGGAACACACTTGATCTTTCTGCTGTCCCTGTTGTTAAAACAGAAAGTCATCTCCCTATTATAATAGACCCCAGCCATGCAGCCGGAAAAAGGGATCAGGTTATACCCTTAAGCAGGGCTGCTGTGGCGGTTGAGTCACACGGTATTATTGTTGAGGTTCATCATGAGCCCGGAAAGGCATTGAGCGATGGCGCACAGTCCCTGTACCCTGAGCAGTTTGAACAGCTCTGCATGCAGGTTAAAACCATATATAACAGCCTTAAGTAA
- a CDS encoding UPF0182 family protein, translating into MNRTRFLTGSGLILLLIIWSVVSLYPDWLWFDTLGFSSLFMTMLVSKYGFGVIVWVLLILLITVNIFIARKLNPEYCSGAYLKEKGPEAMPFGLSEKALNSLTLIFVVILSIIVAFKSSKHWDLILRYLYQAPFGTTDPVFNKDIGFYIFTLPFLILIKNGLIFLIAVSTVITAGWYLKNGVLQIEGDMTPMEGAPPSMPSIKITANAKKHLIFIFGIIVLIVAWSFYLKTYELLFSTQDPAFGAGYTDVAIRVYTFRIIQIFSLIYGVLLIYNSFRTNMKVISKGGILWIGAIIFLSFVIPSSVQKLVVKPNELAKESPYIERNIKFTREAYNLNKIKEVDFNVSNNLTLKDLEKNDVTIQNIRVWDERPLLQTYRQLQAIRLYYDFNNVDVDRYTIDNKYRQVMISARELVVNQLPPEANTWVNRHLKYTHGYGVVSSPVNEVSKEGLPNLFIKDIPPVSVPDIKIERPEIYFGEKTDDYILVKTKTEEFDYAKGDSNVYTIYQGKGGVVIGSFIRRLLYAIEFMDPQILFTNYLTAESRIMYNRNIRSRLNIIAPFLTYDNDPYITVSDGKLYWIIDAYTTSDMYPYSSRSLMPGTRNEVNYIRNSVKVIIDAYNGIVDFYSLDDSDPVLNTYKSIFPGFFKPFSEMSEDLKRHVRYPKDLFSIQVNAYLKYHMEDVQVFYNQEDLWQVPNELYGDARIEMEPYYIIIKLPDEAHEEFFLLLPMTPSRKDNMIGWLAARCDQSDYGNLIVYKLPKDKLVYGPMQIEARVNQQTEISREFSLWDQRGSRVVRGNMLAIPVEDSFIYIEPVYLEAKQEALDKTAQVQQQPRGMFVKPQAGTQGRAISSSGKPAISSASLPELKRIIAASGNRVIMHEKLEGALRAILGSDFAAEEPSAPESIQPQTEQVKGLGEIGKKALIHYRKAKEYLREDNWAGYGRELNELEKILTALEEKEASEKE; encoded by the coding sequence ATGAACAGAACTCGGTTTTTAACAGGATCAGGACTCATACTTTTACTGATTATATGGTCCGTTGTCTCATTATATCCTGACTGGCTCTGGTTTGACACCCTTGGATTTTCATCTCTCTTCATGACAATGCTCGTGAGCAAATATGGATTTGGGGTGATAGTGTGGGTCTTACTGATTCTACTAATTACAGTGAACATCTTTATTGCCAGAAAACTGAATCCTGAATATTGCTCCGGCGCTTATCTGAAGGAAAAGGGGCCGGAGGCAATGCCATTCGGCCTCTCTGAAAAGGCGCTTAACTCCCTCACTCTTATATTTGTAGTTATTCTGAGCATCATTGTTGCATTCAAGAGCAGTAAACACTGGGACCTTATTCTGAGATATCTTTATCAGGCGCCATTTGGCACCACTGACCCTGTATTTAACAAAGATATAGGGTTTTATATTTTCACACTGCCGTTTCTGATCCTTATAAAAAACGGACTAATTTTTCTAATTGCTGTTTCCACGGTTATTACAGCCGGCTGGTACCTGAAAAACGGGGTGCTCCAGATAGAGGGGGATATGACCCCCATGGAAGGGGCGCCGCCATCCATGCCCAGTATTAAGATCACTGCAAATGCAAAAAAACACCTGATCTTTATATTCGGGATTATAGTATTGATCGTAGCATGGAGCTTTTATCTTAAGACCTATGAACTCCTTTTTTCCACCCAGGACCCTGCATTTGGCGCAGGTTATACTGATGTAGCTATAAGGGTATATACCTTCAGGATAATACAAATATTCTCCCTTATATATGGTGTTTTGCTCATATATAATTCATTCAGAACCAATATGAAGGTGATCTCTAAAGGCGGTATCCTGTGGATCGGGGCAATTATATTTCTTTCCTTCGTGATCCCCTCATCAGTACAGAAGCTTGTCGTTAAACCCAATGAGCTTGCAAAGGAATCTCCTTATATAGAACGGAATATAAAATTCACCCGTGAGGCCTATAATCTGAACAAAATAAAAGAGGTGGATTTTAATGTCAGCAATAATTTAACACTTAAAGACCTTGAAAAAAATGATGTCACCATACAGAACATTCGCGTATGGGATGAGAGGCCACTTCTTCAGACCTACAGACAGTTGCAGGCAATACGCCTTTACTATGATTTCAATAATGTGGATGTTGACAGGTATACGATAGACAACAAATACAGGCAGGTCATGATATCTGCAAGAGAGCTTGTTGTAAATCAGCTTCCTCCTGAGGCAAACACATGGGTAAACAGACACCTGAAATATACACATGGTTACGGTGTGGTCTCAAGCCCGGTTAATGAGGTATCAAAGGAGGGGCTCCCGAATCTATTTATCAAGGACATCCCGCCTGTTTCTGTGCCGGATATAAAGATAGAGAGGCCTGAAATATATTTTGGTGAAAAAACAGATGACTACATACTTGTAAAGACAAAGACCGAGGAGTTCGACTATGCAAAGGGGGATAGCAATGTATATACAATTTACCAGGGAAAAGGCGGGGTTGTAATAGGCTCATTTATCAGGAGGCTTCTTTATGCGATAGAATTTATGGACCCACAGATACTGTTTACAAATTACCTCACTGCTGAAAGCAGGATCATGTACAACAGGAATATCCGGAGCAGGCTCAATATCATCGCCCCCTTTCTTACCTATGACAATGACCCCTATATAACTGTTTCAGACGGGAAACTTTACTGGATAATAGATGCATATACCACATCTGACATGTATCCATATTCAAGCAGGTCATTGATGCCTGGAACCAGGAATGAGGTCAACTATATCAGAAACTCTGTGAAGGTAATTATTGATGCATATAATGGCATTGTTGATTTCTATTCCCTTGATGACTCAGACCCCGTGCTCAACACATACAAATCAATTTTTCCCGGTTTTTTCAAACCATTCAGCGAGATGTCTGAAGACTTGAAAAGGCATGTAAGATACCCAAAAGACCTGTTCAGTATTCAGGTCAACGCATACCTGAAATACCATATGGAGGATGTACAGGTCTTTTACAATCAGGAAGACCTTTGGCAGGTGCCTAATGAATTATACGGAGATGCCCGGATTGAAATGGAACCCTATTATATTATTATTAAGCTTCCTGATGAGGCGCATGAAGAATTTTTTCTATTGCTTCCCATGACACCTTCAAGAAAGGACAATATGATCGGATGGCTTGCTGCCAGGTGCGACCAGTCAGACTATGGTAATCTTATTGTTTATAAACTTCCAAAGGATAAACTTGTATACGGCCCCATGCAGATTGAGGCAAGGGTAAACCAGCAGACCGAGATATCAAGGGAGTTCAGCCTGTGGGATCAACGAGGTTCAAGGGTGGTAAGAGGCAATATGCTCGCGATACCTGTTGAGGATTCATTTATATACATTGAACCTGTCTATCTTGAGGCAAAACAGGAAGCACTTGATAAAACAGCCCAGGTTCAACAGCAGCCCAGAGGAATGTTCGTAAAGCCCCAGGCAGGCACACAGGGAAGGGCCATTTCTTCCAGTGGAAAACCAGCCATATCCTCTGCATCCCTTCCTGAACTCAAAAGAATAATTGCAGCATCAGGAAACAGGGTTATCATGCATGAAAAACTTGAAGGGGCATTAAGGGCAATACTGGGAAGCGACTTCGCTGCTGAAGAACCTTCTGCCCCTGAATCAATCCAACCACAGACAGAACAGGTTAAGGGTCTTGGCGAAATAGGTAAAAAGGCCCTGATCCACTACAGAAAGGCAAAGGAGTATCTGCGTGAAGATAACTGGGCCGGCTATGGCAGGGAGCTTAACGAACTTGAAAAGATATTGACTGCCCTGGAAGAAAAAGAGGCATCTGAGAAAGAATAA
- a CDS encoding cytoplasmic protein, giving the protein MENNRIDFKVDKNNLYREENVTDLKTASIRILTPVKLDGILDETRTKIFIGHTQLMSQDGPLPLQARLNASTLEEAIDRFPSAMEMEMAQMIEHLKKMHQEMERAEQREKSNLILPR; this is encoded by the coding sequence ATGGAAAATAACCGGATCGATTTCAAGGTTGATAAGAACAACCTTTACAGGGAAGAAAATGTAACAGATCTCAAAACCGCTTCAATAAGAATACTTACCCCTGTGAAGCTGGATGGGATATTAGATGAAACCCGCACAAAAATATTTATCGGCCATACCCAGCTAATGTCACAGGATGGACCTCTGCCTCTGCAGGCGCGGCTTAACGCCTCAACACTTGAAGAGGCTATAGATCGTTTCCCTTCTGCAATGGAAATGGAAATGGCACAGATGATTGAACACTTAAAAAAGATGCATCAGGAGATGGAAAGGGCAGAGCAGAGAGAGAAATCAAATCTGATACTGCCCCGATAA